One genomic region from Vibrio sp. SCSIO 43137 encodes:
- the soxR gene encoding redox-sensitive transcriptional activator SoxR, with protein MDLSVGQVAKRAGVSVPTLHFYEQKGLISSSRNAGNQRRYSRHVLRRIAVIKAAQNVGLTLGEISEALAFLPKDKAPKKEEWEALAAGWQQRLEEKISSLQAMQNQLGSCINCGCLSLESCSLYNPDDSKAINRPGAKLNHASEQDESA; from the coding sequence ATGGATTTAAGTGTTGGTCAGGTAGCGAAACGAGCCGGAGTAAGTGTACCCACATTGCATTTTTACGAGCAGAAAGGGCTGATTAGCAGTAGCCGTAATGCGGGCAATCAGCGTCGTTATAGTCGTCATGTACTGCGTCGCATTGCGGTGATAAAGGCGGCACAGAATGTGGGGTTGACGCTGGGGGAGATTTCAGAAGCACTGGCATTTCTGCCAAAGGATAAGGCTCCGAAAAAAGAGGAATGGGAAGCGTTGGCAGCGGGTTGGCAGCAAAGGCTGGAAGAAAAAATCAGCAGCCTTCAGGCGATGCAGAATCAGTTGGGAAGCTGCATAAACTGCGGCTGTTTGTCACTGGAAAGCTGCTCACTGTACAACCCGGATGACAGCAAAGCAATCAACCGGCCGGGAGCCAAGCTGAATCACGCTAGTGAACAAGATGAATCAGCTTAA
- a CDS encoding nitroreductase family protein, with product MTHQIIQDLNNRYTTKKYDPSKRISDTDMEVIKEALRLSASSINSQPWKFIVVESDSAKQRLHDSFANKHQFNQPHAKEASHTLLLAYDPNFTKQKYAKRVDAEVSSGHLPADRYEAMLDGAYSFAEANTNEQGFNGNWTKAQVYLALGNILHVLARLGIGSTPMEGIDSELIGELFKEELDGHICEVALAMGYHDEQQDYNFGQPKARLAQAQVIETI from the coding sequence ATGACTCATCAAATTATTCAAGATCTAAACAACCGTTACACCACAAAGAAATACGATCCGTCAAAACGTATCTCTGACACAGATATGGAGGTTATCAAAGAGGCATTGCGTCTTTCCGCTTCTTCGATTAACTCACAGCCGTGGAAGTTTATTGTTGTAGAAAGTGACAGTGCCAAACAACGCCTACACGATAGCTTTGCTAATAAGCACCAGTTTAACCAGCCACATGCCAAAGAAGCGTCTCATACTCTGCTTCTTGCTTATGATCCGAACTTTACCAAACAGAAATACGCTAAGCGTGTTGATGCTGAAGTAAGCTCCGGCCACCTTCCTGCAGATCGCTATGAAGCCATGCTGGATGGGGCTTACTCATTTGCAGAAGCCAACACCAATGAGCAAGGTTTTAACGGCAACTGGACCAAAGCTCAGGTCTATCTGGCACTGGGTAATATTCTTCATGTGCTGGCACGTCTTGGCATTGGTTCTACCCCGATGGAAGGTATCGACAGCGAGCTCATCGGTGAACTGTTTAAAGAAGAGCTGGACGGTCATATTTGTGAGGTAGCGCTGGCAATGGGTTACCACGATGAACAGCAGGACTACAATTTCGGTCAGCCTAAAGCCAGACTGGCTCAGGCTCAGGTGATTGAAACTATCTAG